GTCTTATATGACGAAACCCCCAGCCTGTGGACAACTCTCGGCGCCGGACGGACGGGTGCGGCATGCTGGCAGTCGTCGGCGGGGCGCGACCGGCCCCACCGGCGATCAGATGTTGGGATGCTTTCGGACGTTTGGGATGCTTTCAAGGGATACGGGGGCCAGTCATGCATCCGATGATGAAGCCCGCGCTACGGCGCGGCTGGCGTGATCGCGACACCGTGCAGTTCGGGATGACCCCGGCGCACGCACTGGCGCTGGGACCGATGGACCCGGCGACGCGCGGCTTTCTGGATCTGCTCAACGGCACACGCGGGCTGCCACTGCTGCGCGAGGAGGGCAGCCGTATGAACCTCCCGGCCGGCCAGGTCGACACCCTGCTTCAGCGGCTGGCCCGCGCGGGCCTGGTGGACGACGCACGCGGCGGCGGACCGGCCGCGGACACGCTGCGCGAGAAGCCGGACGTCCTGCGGCGGCTGCGCCCCGACCTCGCCGCACTGTCCCTGACCACGACCGAGCCGGGCGGCGCACTGGCCCGGCTCGCCGCCCGCCGCGCGCTGCGCGTGCGGGTGCGGGGCGCGGGCCGGGTCGGCGCCGTACTGGCGTCGGTGCTGTCGGGCGCCGGAGTCGGCGAGGTCGACGTGCGCGACATGGGATGCGTGGAACCATGGGACGTGGCACCGGGCGGACTGCCCGCCGAGTCGCTCGGCGAGCGCCGGGACACGGCGGCGCGAGCCGCGGTGCGCCGTGCCGCACCCGACCGCCCACCGCGCCACGCCCACTCCCCCGGCTCCGGCGCCCGGGACCGCGGACTCGACCTGGTGATCCTCACACCCCGGGACGACGTGGCCGTGCACGCCCCCGACCCGGCCGAAGCCGAGCCGCTCATGGCCTCGGGAACGCCGCATCTGTACGCCGGTGTCGTCGAGGGCACCGGTGTCGTCGGACCACTCGTTCTGCCCGGCACATCGGGCTGCGCCGGCTGTCTCCACCTCGGCCGCGGGGACCGGGACCCGGCCTGGCCCCGGCTGACCGCCCAGTGGCGCTGCGGCAGGGCCCGCCCGGTCGGGGCCTGCGATCTGACGCTGGCCACGGCGGTCGCCGGACTGGCCGCGGCACACGCGCTGACCTTCCTCGACGGGCAGTCGCCGTCCAGCACAGGCACCCGCTGGGAGGTGTCCGCGCCCGGCATGGACTGGCACGCCCGACCGGTCCGGCCGCATCCGGCATGCGGGTGCGGCGCGGCGGAGAGAGGTAAGAAGGGGGAGCACTCCTCAACCGGCGGCGGACCGCGCGCGACAATGGCGGTGCAACGGCCGTCCACGCAGCGACGACGCAAGGCAGGCGCGGCACGGCCGACTGGGACTTGGAGGGCGCATGTCTGATCTTCCCCGGAAGGCGGTCACCCGTACCGCCAAGCTCGCCGCGCTCCCGCTCGGCATCGCCGGCCGGGCGACCTGGGGGCTGGGCAAGCGGATCGTGGGCGAGTCCGCGGAGATCGTCGGCCGTGAACTGCAACAGCGCACGGCCGAGCAGCTGTTCAAAGTGCTCGGCGAGCTGAAGGGCGGTGCGATGAAGTTCGGGCAGGCGCTGTCCGTCTTCGAGTCCGCACTGCCCGAGGAGGTCGCCGGGCCCTACCGCGCGGCCCTGACCAAGCTGCAGGAAGCGGCGCCGCCGATGCCGACCCGCACGGTGCACGCGGTGCTCACGGAGCGACTGGGCCCAAACTGGCGTGATCTGTTCGAGGAGTTCGAGGACAAACCGGCCGCCGCGGCCTCGATCGGGCAGGTGCACCGGGCCGTGTGGCACGACGGCCGCGAGGTGGCGGTCAAGGTGCAGTACCCGGGCGCCGGCGAGGCCCTGCTCTCCGACCTGGGTCAACTGAGCCGGTTCGCCCGCCTGTTGGGGCCGCTGATTCCCGGCATGGACATCAAGCCGCTCATCGCGGAACTGAAGGACCGCGTCTCCGAGGAACTGGACTACGGCCTGGAGGCGCAGGCCCAGAGCGCTCACGCGGAGGAGTTCGCCGACGACCCGGACGTGGTGGTCCCTGCGGTGGTGCACCAGTGCGATCAGGTCCTGGTGACCGAGTGGATCGACGGCATCCCGTTGTCGGAGGTGATCTCGGACGGCACCGAGGAGCAGCGCGACCGCGCCGGCCAGCTCCTGGCCCGGTTCCTCTTCTCGGGCCCGGCCCGCACCGGACTGCTGCACGCCGACCCGCACCCCGGCAACTTCCGGCTGCTGCCCGGCGGCCCGGCCGGCGAGGACGACTGGCGCCTGGGCGTCCTGGACTTCGGCACGGTCGACCGGCTGCCCGGCGGACTGCCGTTGCCGATCGGCGTCTCCCTCCGCATGACCCTGGACGGCGAAGCCGAGCCGGTCTACGAACTCCTCTGCGAGGAAGGGTTCGTGAAGGAGTCCATAGAGCTGGACCCCGACGCGGTCCTCGACTATCTGCTGCCGATCATCGAACCGGCCCGGGTCGAGGCGTTCACCTTCACCCGCAGCTGGATGCGCAACCAGGCCGCCCGCATCGCCGACCCCCGCTCCCCCGCCTACCAGCTGGGCAAGCGGCTCAACCTGCCGCCCGCCTATCTGCTGATCCACCGGGTGACCCTGAGCACGATCGGCGTCCTGTGCCAACTGGGTGCCACGGTGCGGCTCCGCGAGGAACTGGAGGAGTGGCTGCCGGGGTTCGTCCCCGACGCCTTCGATGACGAACTGACCGAGGAGGAGCCTGCGGCGGAGGCTTGATCCGGGGTGCCTGGAATCGGGGGCCCTGGGTCCTTGAAGGGGGTGGGGGGGAGGGGAGGGGGGAGGGGCCCCCGAGAAGCGGCTCACCACCAGGACGAGTCCAGCCGCCCCTCGATCGCCCTCAGGTTCTCCCTGGAGCAGGAGTCGCAGAAGTACTGGCGGACGCCATTCTCCACGGAGCAGGTCCAGGTGGCCGGCGGGGGGCCGTCGGCGGGGGTGCCGCAGCGGGCGCACACGAGCACGCGGCGCTCCGGGGTGGAGCCGCCCTGATCACTTCCTCCGGGAAGACTCGTCACCCGGCGACGATAACTCCGTCGGCGGCGGATCGCCCGCGCAACGCACCGCGGGGGCCGGTCCGTTCGGCCGGACCGGCCCCCGCTCGAGAAGGCTTCGCCTCCCGGGCCGGGAGGCCACCGCTTCTGCAGGTGTGATCGTTACTGCATGACGGCCATGGCGAGCGCGCGGCGGGCGCGCAGCGAGGCGCGCTCGGCCCTGCGCTGCATCCGCTGGGCGGCCGCCAGGCGCACGGCCCGGCGTTCCCGCACGGCCTCATGGAGTCGCTCGTGCATATGCGCACGAGCCAGGGCTTCTTGCATGAGTTGCATCTCTCGGGTCCTGTTCTGGCGCGCTTCACTCGCGCCGGTGGTGGTGACGTCTGGGGTCGCGGAGCCTGCGAGCTCGCTGGTGGACGGCTTCATCGGGGCCTGCTTCTTGGGGTCGTGCGTGAGGGGACGGTCGATCGTTCCTGCGGTGTTCATGCCGTGACCGGGTTCTTGCGCGGGCGACCACGCGGCCGCTTCCGGGCGACGACGACACCCTGGACGAACAGCTCGCCACCCCAGACGCCCCAGGGCTCACGCCGCTCCTTGGCGCCGGCGAGGCAGGCCTCGATCAGCGGGCAGGTGCGGCAGAGGGACTTGGCGTACTCGACGTCCGCCGGCGACTCGGCGAAGAAGACCTCCGGGTCGTAGGAACGGCAGGGGACGGGTACGCCGAGGTTCTCGATGGCGTCGTCGAGCGCGGTGAGCGCGGTGAGGGGGGCGAGGGGGGTCAAGGTGGAGTCCTCCGTGAGGCCGGGCGGGGGGATCGTTTGCGAAGGCGGTACGGACGGGGCGTGCGCTTCGAGTTGCACGGTTGGTCTTCCTCGTCTGGTCGTTCCGGCCGGTTGACCGGGTGTCGGCTGGTACCGGGTTCTTTTCTTGTCCCGAGGCCCCCTCGGTCCGTCGTCCCCGTTCGGGGAAAACAGAAGGGCCGCGGATCCCGGGTGGGGTTCCGCGGCCCTGAAGGCGCCGGCCTGATCGGATCAGGCTGGATCACTCCAGGGTTTTGGCCCACGGAAGGCCCACATCTGGTGGTGCTGCGTCGTCTGCTTCCGGAATCCGGCACCGGCCGCCGCAAAGGCATAGGCCTGTGCCTGTGCCGCTACCGCTTCCAGTGCCTTGGTCGGTCGCTCATTGCGCTCACGGACGGGAAGGCCCGCGGGTGCAAGGGAGAACGCCGGACGCTCGGCACGAATGCCGGACAGACCGGTGCCCTGGTGGAAGGCGCCGAGCATGCACAGGGAGACGGCCGAGCGATCGGTCAGTTTGGCCGTGCTGGTGGTGCTGGTGTTGATGCTGATCACTGGACTCGCCTCCTCTCGGCGTCTTGGGGGACTGGGGTGAACCAGTCCGTTCGGATATGCAAGTACATCACGGAGCTGGGCCCTTCGAGAAGGCCGCGGCTTCCGTGCCTAGAACCTATGGGGATTGCCGGGGCATGCGCAAACTATTTTTTCGACGAGTTCGTATCAGTCGTCCTCGTCGGCGTCCCCGACGTCGTGACCTGCGCAGATGGCCAGAACGTCGGTTCCGTAGCTGCGCAGCTTGCGGCTGAGGACACCGGGGATGCGGGACAGCTCGGCGGAACTCTCGGGCCGGGCCTCGGCGATGGCCATCAGGGTGCGGTCGGTGAAGACGCAGAAGTCCGGCTGTCCGCTGCGCTCGGCCTGTACCGCCCGCCACTCGCGCAGCCGTTCGTAGAGCCCTTCGTCCATGTCCGAGGGGCAGTCCTCACAGCGCATCAGTTTCATCTCGCCCGCTTCGGTGAGCGTGCGGCCGCAGACCCGGCAACGGGCGGGGGTGCGCTGGGCACGCCGGGGAGCGGTGGCGGTTCCTGCGACTGTCCCGCGCTCGACGCCTCCGGTGCCGCCGCCGCCCGTGTGGCCGACGGTGGCGGTGGTGCCGGGACGCAGCCCGTCGAGGAAGCGGCTCGGTCTGCGGTTGGGACGGCCGCCCGGCGAGCGGGACAGCGCCCAGGAGACATGGAGCCGTTCCCGCGCGCGGGTGACACCGACGTAGAGGAGCCGGCGTTCCTCCTCGATCTGCTCGTCGGTCCTGGCGTAGGTGATGGGCAGCATGCCCTCGGCGATGCCGGCCAGGAAGACGACGTCCCACTCCAGGCCCTTGGCGGCGTGCAGGGAGGCGAGGGTGACGCCCTGGACGGTGGGGGCGTGCTGGGCGTTCGCCCGCTCGTCCAGTTCCGTGACGAAGTCGCCGAGGGCGGCGCCGGGCTTGGCTGCGGCGAGGTCCTGGGCGAGGTTGACCAGGGCGGCGAGGGATTCCCAGCGCTCTCTGACGACGCCGGAGCCGGCCGGGGGCTCGGTGGTCCAGCCCTCTCCGGACAGGACGGCACGCACCTGGGAGGGCAGGTCCACGGCGTCGTCCAGAAGGGAGTCGTTGCCGCCGAAGCGGGCCGCGCCGCGCAGGGCGATGCCGGCCTTGCGCACCTCGGGCCGGTCGAAGAAGCGCTCGGCGCCGCGCAGCTGGTAGGGGACGCCGGCGTCGGCGAGGGCCTGCTCGTAGGTCTCGGACTGGGCGTTCGTACGGAACAGGACGGCGATCTCGGCGGCCGGGACGCCCGCGTCGATCAGCTCGCGGATGCGGCGGGCGGCGCCTTCGGCCTCGGCGGGCTCGTCGGTGTACTCGGTGTAGACCGGCTCGGGGCCGGGGGTGCGCTGGGAGACCAGTTCCAGCCGGTGGTCGGCGGCGCGGCCGCGGGCCTGGGCGAGCAGGCCGTTGGCAAGGTGGACCACCTGGGGGGTGGAACGGTAGTCGCGGACGAGTTTGACGACGGTGGCGCCGGGGTGCCGGGTGCGGAAGTCGAGAAGGTGGTCGGGTGTTGCTCCCGTGAACGAGTAGATGGTCTGGCTGGCGTCGCCGACGACGCACAGGTTGTCGCGGTCGCCGAGCCACAGCTCCAGCAGCCGCTGCTGCAGGGGGCTGACGTCCTGGTATTCGTCGACGACGAAGTGCTGGTACTGCGCGCGAACCTGTTCGGCGATGTCGTGCCGGTCCTGGAGGATGGCGACGGTCAGGAGCAGGACGTCCTCGAAGTCGATCACCGCGCGGTCGCGCTTGAGGTCTTCGTAGGCCGCGTAGAGATGGGCGATCTCGGCGGGGTCGCGCGGGACCTCGCGGCCAGCCTTCGCAGCCGCGTACGGGTAGTCGGCGGGGATGGTCTGGGTGACCTTGGACCATTCGATCTCGGCGGTGACGTCCCGCAGCTCGCCCCGGTCGAGCCGGGTGCCCAGGCTTGCGGCGGCGTCGGCGACGAGCTGGATCTTGCGGTCGATGAGCCGGGGCATGCCGCCACCGATCGCTTTCGGCCAGAAGTACTGCAGCTGGCGCAGGGCAGCGGAGTGGAAGGTGCGGGCCTGGACGCCGTGCGCGCCGAGCTGGCGCAGCCGGCCGCGCATCTCTCCTGCGGCGCGGTTGGTGAAGGTGACGGCGAGCACGCTGGAGGGCTGGAGGATTCCGGCGCGCACTCCGTAGGCGATGCGGTGGGTGATCGCCCGGGTCTTGCCCGTGCCCGCTCCGGCGAGGACGCACACCGGGCCGTGCAGGGCGGTGGCCACCGCGCGCTGCTCGGGGTCGAGCCCTTCGAGCACCGCGTCGGCAGAGTCCGGTGCCTGCGGGAAGAGGGTGGAGTGCGTTGCTGCTGTCACACCGCCATGCTGCCAGGTCGCCCGGGACTGCCGTGCCGGTTGTCCACAGGCGGGCACCGATAGTCGTATGAATGCGGCAGGCGTCACAGCGGCCTGTGGATACCCCCGGTGGGAATGGCCGGCGGCTCGCGTACGTTCTCCCCCTGGACGACTTTCCGAGCTGCCTGAGGAGCGCGAGAGACATGCAGGGCACTGTGACGATGTACAGCACGACTTGGTGCGGCTACTGCCGGCGGCTGAAGAGCCAGCTGGAACGGGAGGGCATCGCCTACACCGAGATCAACATCGAGCAGGACCCCGAGTCCGCCATTTTTGTCGAGAAGGCGAATGGCGGAAACCAGACGGTCCCGACCGTGCTCTTCGCGGACGGCACCACGCTGACGAACCCGTCGCTGGCCCAGGTGAAGCAGAAGCTCGCCGCGTGACGTGCCGCGGGTTTCCGCGGTGATCACGGCAAGGGCGGCCCCTGATCCTTCTTTCAGGGGCCGCCCTGCTGTGTCTTGTCCCAGACGACGACGTAGCGCCACAGCAAGCGGCGCCGGTAGCGGCAGCCGGGCAGCAGGCGGTGGGCGGCCTCGCGGACCTCGGCCCAGTGCATGGTCGACTTCTCCATGGGCATGTCGGCCGGGCCGCGCTTGCCGCCGTGCAAGCGCGCGAGCAGTCTGCTCACGGGCAGCCCGCAGCCGCTGATCAGCCAGTCGCGCAGGGTGTGGTTGCGGGCGAGCCCGACCACGACCAGTCGGCCGCCGGGCGCGACCAGCCGGGTCAGGGCGCCGATCGCGTCCTCGAACCGGGTGTGGTGCACGACCGCGACCGCGCTGACGAACGCGTAGGCGCCCGCGGGCAGCGCGGCGCCGTCCAGGTAGTCGGCCTGCACGAAGCTGACGTTCCCGGGCTGCTGGGCGCGGGCCTGCCGGATCATCTCCGGCGAGCGGTCCACGCCCGTCACCTGCTCCGCCCGAGCCGCGAGTTTGCGGGCCAGCAGCCCGTCGCCGCAACCGACGTCCAGGGCCACGCCGCAGCCGTCGAGTACGGCGGCCAGTACGGCGCGGTGATAGTGGACGTTGTGGTTCCAGTACGGGTCGCCGGTCACCGGTGACGCCTCAGACGAAGCTGCGCGTCGGCAGCGGCTTGCCGTACCACATCTCGATCAGGCGGGCCGCGATGGAGATGCCGTAGGGCGGCAGCACCTCGCCGGACTCGAAGGCGTCGTGCAGTTCCTCGCGGGAGAACCAGCGGGCCTCGTGGATCTCGTCGCCGTCCACGTCGATCTCGGTCGAGGTGGCGCGGGCCATGAAGCCGAGCATCAGGCTGGACGGGAAGGGCCAGGGCTGGCTGGCCACGTACTCCACGGGACCGACGGTGACGCCGACCTCCTCGGACACCTCGCGGCGCACCGCCTGCTCGATGGACTCGCCGGGTTCGACGAAGCCGGCGAGCGTGGAGAAGCGGCCC
Above is a genomic segment from Streptomyces fodineus containing:
- a CDS encoding TOMM precursor leader peptide-binding protein; this translates as MHPMMKPALRRGWRDRDTVQFGMTPAHALALGPMDPATRGFLDLLNGTRGLPLLREEGSRMNLPAGQVDTLLQRLARAGLVDDARGGGPAADTLREKPDVLRRLRPDLAALSLTTTEPGGALARLAARRALRVRVRGAGRVGAVLASVLSGAGVGEVDVRDMGCVEPWDVAPGGLPAESLGERRDTAARAAVRRAAPDRPPRHAHSPGSGARDRGLDLVILTPRDDVAVHAPDPAEAEPLMASGTPHLYAGVVEGTGVVGPLVLPGTSGCAGCLHLGRGDRDPAWPRLTAQWRCGRARPVGACDLTLATAVAGLAAAHALTFLDGQSPSSTGTRWEVSAPGMDWHARPVRPHPACGCGAAERGKKGEHSSTGGGPRATMAVQRPSTQRRRKAGAARPTGTWRAHV
- a CDS encoding ABC1 kinase family protein, translated to MSDLPRKAVTRTAKLAALPLGIAGRATWGLGKRIVGESAEIVGRELQQRTAEQLFKVLGELKGGAMKFGQALSVFESALPEEVAGPYRAALTKLQEAAPPMPTRTVHAVLTERLGPNWRDLFEEFEDKPAAAASIGQVHRAVWHDGREVAVKVQYPGAGEALLSDLGQLSRFARLLGPLIPGMDIKPLIAELKDRVSEELDYGLEAQAQSAHAEEFADDPDVVVPAVVHQCDQVLVTEWIDGIPLSEVISDGTEEQRDRAGQLLARFLFSGPARTGLLHADPHPGNFRLLPGGPAGEDDWRLGVLDFGTVDRLPGGLPLPIGVSLRMTLDGEAEPVYELLCEEGFVKESIELDPDAVLDYLLPIIEPARVEAFTFTRSWMRNQAARIADPRSPAYQLGKRLNLPPAYLLIHRVTLSTIGVLCQLGATVRLREELEEWLPGFVPDAFDDELTEEEPAAEA
- a CDS encoding WhiB family transcriptional regulator, whose product is MQLEAHAPSVPPSQTIPPPGLTEDSTLTPLAPLTALTALDDAIENLGVPVPCRSYDPEVFFAESPADVEYAKSLCRTCPLIEACLAGAKERREPWGVWGGELFVQGVVVARKRPRGRPRKNPVTA
- a CDS encoding ATP-dependent DNA helicase UvrD2, whose product is MTPAAFIRLSVPACGQPARQSRATWQHGGVTAATHSTLFPQAPDSADAVLEGLDPEQRAVATALHGPVCVLAGAGTGKTRAITHRIAYGVRAGILQPSSVLAVTFTNRAAGEMRGRLRQLGAHGVQARTFHSAALRQLQYFWPKAIGGGMPRLIDRKIQLVADAAASLGTRLDRGELRDVTAEIEWSKVTQTIPADYPYAAAKAGREVPRDPAEIAHLYAAYEDLKRDRAVIDFEDVLLLTVAILQDRHDIAEQVRAQYQHFVVDEYQDVSPLQQRLLELWLGDRDNLCVVGDASQTIYSFTGATPDHLLDFRTRHPGATVVKLVRDYRSTPQVVHLANGLLAQARGRAADHRLELVSQRTPGPEPVYTEYTDEPAEAEGAARRIRELIDAGVPAAEIAVLFRTNAQSETYEQALADAGVPYQLRGAERFFDRPEVRKAGIALRGAARFGGNDSLLDDAVDLPSQVRAVLSGEGWTTEPPAGSGVVRERWESLAALVNLAQDLAAAKPGAALGDFVTELDERANAQHAPTVQGVTLASLHAAKGLEWDVVFLAGIAEGMLPITYARTDEQIEEERRLLYVGVTRARERLHVSWALSRSPGGRPNRRPSRFLDGLRPGTTATVGHTGGGGTGGVERGTVAGTATAPRRAQRTPARCRVCGRTLTEAGEMKLMRCEDCPSDMDEGLYERLREWRAVQAERSGQPDFCVFTDRTLMAIAEARPESSAELSRIPGVLSRKLRSYGTDVLAICAGHDVGDADEDD
- a CDS encoding mycoredoxin, whose protein sequence is MQGTVTMYSTTWCGYCRRLKSQLEREGIAYTEINIEQDPESAIFVEKANGGNQTVPTVLFADGTTLTNPSLAQVKQKLAA
- a CDS encoding class I SAM-dependent methyltransferase, which encodes MTGDPYWNHNVHYHRAVLAAVLDGCGVALDVGCGDGLLARKLAARAEQVTGVDRSPEMIRQARAQQPGNVSFVQADYLDGAALPAGAYAFVSAVAVVHHTRFEDAIGALTRLVAPGGRLVVVGLARNHTLRDWLISGCGLPVSRLLARLHGGKRGPADMPMEKSTMHWAEVREAAHRLLPGCRYRRRLLWRYVVVWDKTQQGGP